In Geminocystis sp. NIES-3709, a single genomic region encodes these proteins:
- a CDS encoding YciI family protein, whose product MAKYILFGSYCDNALEKRTPYRQAHLEGLGKQKEAGILITLGPTKDNTKVFGIYEAETEEIVKNLVESDPYWRNNIWTDYEIKEWIQAF is encoded by the coding sequence ATGGCAAAATACATTTTATTTGGAAGTTATTGTGACAATGCTTTAGAAAAAAGAACACCTTATCGCCAAGCACATTTAGAAGGCTTAGGAAAACAAAAAGAAGCAGGTATTTTAATTACTTTAGGTCCAACAAAAGATAATACTAAAGTCTTTGGTATTTATGAGGCAGAAACTGAGGAAATAGTCAAAAATTTAGTAGAATCGGATCCTTATTGGCGAAATAATATTTGGACTGATTACGAAATTAAAGAGTGGATTCAAGCCTTTTAG
- a CDS encoding superoxide dismutase, whose protein sequence is MAYQLPTLPYEYTALEPCISKSTLEFHHDKHHAAYVTNFNKAVEGTELDSKSIEEVITITATNPSQAGIFNNAAQAWNHSFYWQCMKPNGGGTPSGALADKIEADFGSFDKFVEAFKTAGATQFGSGWAWLVLDGGALKVTKTGNADNPFTAGQIPLLTMDVWEHAYYLDYQNKRPDYISDFLGKLVNWDFVADNFAKATA, encoded by the coding sequence ATGGCTTATCAATTACCAACACTTCCTTACGAATATACTGCTTTAGAGCCTTGTATCTCTAAAAGTACCTTAGAGTTTCATCACGACAAACATCATGCGGCTTATGTTACTAACTTTAACAAAGCTGTGGAAGGTACGGAATTAGACTCTAAATCCATTGAAGAAGTCATCACCATTACGGCTACTAATCCAAGTCAAGCAGGTATTTTTAATAATGCCGCCCAAGCATGGAATCATAGTTTTTATTGGCAATGTATGAAACCCAATGGAGGTGGAACTCCTAGCGGTGCATTGGCGGACAAAATTGAGGCAGATTTTGGAAGTTTTGACAAGTTTGTGGAAGCATTTAAAACCGCAGGGGCGACTCAATTTGGTAGCGGTTGGGCATGGTTAGTGTTAGACGGTGGTGCTTTAAAAGTTACTAAAACGGGTAATGCTGATAATCCCTTTACTGCTGGACAAATTCCTTTGTTAACAATGGATGTATGGGAACACGCTTACTATTTAGATTATCAAAATAAGCGTCCTGACTATATTAGCGATTTTCTCGGTAAATTAGTTAACTGGGATTTTGTAGCTGACAATTTTGCCAAAGCTACCGCTTAA